A single window of bacterium DNA harbors:
- the rpmE gene encoding 50S ribosomal protein L31 yields the protein MKQGVHPRYYPNAKVICGCGNTFTTGSTRESIRVEICAKCHPYYTGKQSLIDTAGRVERFTARRTKAAAAPKTAKKQRVKKQK from the coding sequence ATGAAACAAGGTGTTCACCCCCGGTACTACCCGAACGCCAAAGTGATCTGCGGTTGCGGCAACACGTTCACGACCGGCTCCACCCGGGAATCCATCCGCGTCGAAATCTGCGCGAAGTGCCACCCCTACTACACCGGGAAGCAATCCTTAATTGACACTGCGGGCCGCGTCGAGCGCTTCACGGCGCGCCGCACGAAAGCCGCGGCCGCGCCAAAGACGGCAAAGAAGCAGAGGGTGAAGAAGCAGAAATAA
- a CDS encoding type II toxin-antitoxin system HicB family antitoxin yields the protein MKYLTVIHKSRYGYDVHVPVLPGCHSQGKLKKEALENIRDAIFTYLAMSHRELKGAEVREVEVAIPA from the coding sequence ATGAAGTATCTGACCGTCATTCATAAGAGCAGATATGGGTATGACGTGCACGTTCCGGTGCTCCCGGGCTGTCACAGCCAGGGGAAACTAAAAAAAGAGGCGCTCGAAAACATCAGAGACGCCATTTTCACGTATCTGGCGATGTCTCACAGAGAACTCAAGGGGGCGGAGGTGCGGGAGGTGGAGGTTGCAATTCCTGCATAG
- a CDS encoding GspE/PulE family protein: protein MRQIPPEQLEKILQRDGVVSPADFAAAVKDAARLGQDVVHVLIAHGIITWEYFYDLLAKFLGVPRANLGGITINEELLRKLPEDVSREKHAIVFGESAGALLVAMADPSDLQTIDFLQQYLQQPVKPYLASQDDLNRGFSFYSKRRYEDFQRAIDENIQATLRLKAGGSEESAEELPIVAIVDTILSYAVAMRASDMHLEILESELLVRYRIDGVLHEVIRMPKEVHSAVIARIKILSNLKLDEHAKPQDGRFRYKIGDDNVDVRISVMPTLYGEKIVGRILTATQRPLSFEEIGMLPDTVAIIRENISKAYGMVLACGPTGSGKTTTLYAVLTTLNRPEVNIVTIEDPIEFGIPNVNQTQINPDAGITFAAGLRSIVRQDPNVIMVGEIRDKETAEISVHSALTGSLVLSTLHTNDAATAVPRLLDIGIAPFLVAAVLNLVVGQRLVRRICLDCIESYEPDAATASAIVAQFQTMGIVTAYKPPKLMYRGAGCERCGHIGYRGRFGIYELLQISESTRRMLVSSDFSLDGLRKTAREEGMITMFEDGLRKVERGMTTIEEVFRVIRE from the coding sequence ATGCGCCAAATTCCTCCGGAACAACTTGAAAAGATTTTACAGCGGGATGGCGTTGTCTCGCCGGCGGACTTTGCCGCGGCGGTCAAGGATGCCGCTCGTTTGGGCCAGGACGTGGTGCACGTGCTCATCGCGCACGGCATCATTACGTGGGAATATTTTTATGACCTGCTCGCGAAGTTTTTGGGCGTTCCGCGCGCCAACCTCGGGGGCATCACCATCAACGAGGAATTGTTGCGCAAGCTTCCGGAGGATGTTTCCCGGGAAAAACACGCGATTGTGTTCGGCGAATCCGCAGGGGCTCTTTTGGTCGCCATGGCGGACCCCAGTGATTTACAAACCATAGATTTTTTACAGCAGTATCTCCAACAGCCGGTTAAGCCATATCTTGCGTCGCAGGATGATTTGAACCGCGGTTTTTCATTTTACAGCAAGCGTCGTTATGAAGATTTTCAGCGCGCTATAGATGAAAACATTCAGGCGACGCTGCGTCTTAAGGCCGGCGGAAGCGAAGAGTCCGCCGAAGAGCTCCCTATTGTCGCTATTGTGGATACGATACTTTCGTATGCCGTGGCAATGCGCGCGTCCGATATGCACCTGGAGATTCTGGAGAGCGAACTGCTGGTGCGCTACCGCATTGACGGCGTGCTGCACGAAGTGATCCGTATGCCGAAGGAAGTGCACAGCGCCGTTATCGCGCGCATCAAGATTCTTTCCAACTTGAAACTTGATGAACACGCCAAGCCCCAAGACGGACGGTTTCGCTACAAAATCGGCGATGACAATGTGGACGTCCGTATTTCGGTGATGCCGACGCTGTATGGTGAAAAAATCGTGGGGAGAATTTTGACCGCCACGCAGCGGCCGCTGTCGTTTGAAGAAATCGGCATGTTGCCGGACACTGTCGCGATTATCAGGGAAAATATTTCCAAGGCGTACGGGATGGTCTTGGCGTGCGGACCGACCGGCTCCGGAAAAACCACGACGCTATACGCTGTTCTTACCACATTGAATCGTCCGGAGGTGAACATCGTGACCATTGAAGATCCAATTGAGTTCGGTATTCCCAATGTGAACCAGACGCAAATTAATCCCGATGCGGGCATCACGTTCGCGGCGGGGCTCCGGTCGATTGTGCGCCAGGACCCGAACGTTATTATGGTCGGCGAAATCCGCGATAAGGAAACCGCGGAAATTTCCGTGCATTCGGCGCTTACGGGCTCCTTAGTGCTTTCAACGCTGCACACCAACGATGCCGCGACCGCGGTGCCGCGGCTCTTGGATATCGGCATCGCGCCGTTTTTGGTCGCGGCGGTGCTGAACCTTGTTGTCGGTCAGCGTCTGGTGCGGCGTATTTGCCTTGACTGCATTGAGTCTTATGAGCCGGATGCGGCGACAGCGAGCGCGATCGTGGCGCAGTTTCAAACTATGGGCATTGTTACCGCGTACAAGCCGCCGAAACTGATGTATCGCGGCGCGGGATGTGAGCGTTGTGGGCACATCGGTTATCGCGGACGGTTCGGTATTTATGAGTTGCTGCAGATCTCCGAATCCACCCGCCGGATGCTTGTTTCTTCGGATTTTTCTCTTGATGGGTTGCGGAAAACGGCGCGTGAAGAGGGGATGATTACCATGTTTGAAGATGGCCTGCGCAAAGTCGAGCGTGGGATGACCACCATCGAAGAAGTGTTCAGAGTGATAAGAGAATAA
- a CDS encoding PilN domain-containing protein, with protein MINIKTAFTKFLRLVSPATPVGGLEISDNFLRFFGVVAGVPKTAAIHLPPGVVTGGRVAEPVNFRKALHELRANVAGGEARCHVVVTLETPAVYSQIFSVPVVAPDRLGEAVELNLRMISPMSVDRVYADAERVGSGASGETEYLGAFLERAIADEFSAALASSGFVLLALEFTGLSVARLIGTLGVGYVKGESYLVLRVSAGGLELLILRNGNLHFDHFSPWGEVGADGARAIDDARFEDVLRREVQRVLNFYSGKWPGSFKGVILLARDVAPRVERVLTQYFDLAVMPLAVTQFGDVIPSFAGALGAYLRGSISRESDTFISVAPVGTEEAFAWSRLLRFLAFWRNVALTACSFLFLVTLVAASISARIETSLRTTSTLVPPGVDANEVAMLESQAKAFNSDLGAALRARGSAKVLSPLFTELRKISGETVTLERVSFSPSGGEMNISGRAISELAAINFKNALARREGFTAVNLPLANIVPDSDGKVTFQLTLRVEKEAP; from the coding sequence ATGATAAATATCAAAACCGCTTTCACTAAGTTTCTTCGTCTTGTGAGTCCCGCTACTCCCGTGGGCGGGCTTGAAATTTCCGATAATTTTCTGCGGTTTTTTGGCGTAGTGGCGGGCGTTCCTAAAACCGCGGCAATCCATCTTCCGCCCGGAGTTGTCACTGGAGGACGCGTTGCCGAGCCGGTGAATTTCCGCAAAGCGCTCCACGAACTCCGCGCGAATGTCGCAGGTGGCGAGGCGCGATGCCACGTGGTCGTCACCCTTGAGACGCCGGCCGTGTATAGCCAGATATTTTCCGTGCCCGTTGTCGCCCCTGATCGTCTCGGTGAGGCAGTGGAGCTGAATCTGCGGATGATTTCTCCTATGAGTGTTGATCGTGTGTACGCGGATGCCGAACGCGTGGGATCCGGCGCCTCCGGAGAAACGGAATACCTCGGAGCGTTTTTGGAGCGCGCGATTGCCGACGAGTTTAGCGCGGCATTGGCGAGCTCCGGTTTTGTGCTATTGGCTTTGGAATTTACCGGGCTTTCCGTTGCCCGCCTTATCGGCACGCTCGGCGTTGGGTATGTCAAAGGTGAATCCTATCTTGTATTGCGTGTTTCCGCCGGAGGTCTTGAGTTGCTCATACTCCGGAACGGTAATTTGCACTTTGACCATTTTTCTCCGTGGGGTGAGGTCGGCGCGGATGGCGCGCGTGCGATTGATGATGCCCGTTTTGAAGACGTGCTCCGTCGCGAAGTGCAGCGCGTCCTGAATTTTTACTCCGGCAAGTGGCCGGGGAGTTTCAAGGGCGTTATTCTTCTTGCGCGGGATGTCGCGCCGCGCGTGGAGCGTGTGCTTACGCAATATTTTGACCTTGCGGTCATGCCGCTTGCCGTGACGCAGTTCGGAGATGTTATTCCGTCGTTTGCCGGCGCCTTGGGCGCGTATCTTCGTGGCAGTATTTCCCGTGAAAGCGACACATTCATCAGCGTTGCTCCGGTGGGTACGGAAGAGGCGTTCGCGTGGAGTCGTTTACTGCGTTTTCTCGCGTTTTGGCGCAATGTGGCGCTGACTGCCTGTAGCTTTCTGTTTCTTGTCACACTTGTCGCGGCAAGTATCTCCGCGCGTATTGAGACGTCGCTGCGCACCACTTCCACGCTTGTTCCGCCGGGCGTGGACGCGAATGAAGTGGCAATGTTAGAGAGCCAGGCAAAAGCGTTTAATTCCGATCTCGGCGCGGCGCTCCGCGCGCGCGGATCGGCAAAAGTTTTATCGCCGCTGTTTACGGAACTCCGTAAAATTTCGGGTGAAACCGTGACGCTTGAACGTGTTTCGTTTTCGCCGTCCGGTGGTGAGATGAATATTTCGGGGCGCGCCATTTCCGAACTTGCGGCGATTAACTTCAAAAACGCCTTGGCGCGTCGGGAGGGATTTACCGCGGTGAATTTACCGCTCGCGAATATCGTTCCTGATTCTGACGGCAAGGTGACGTTCCAGCTTACGCTGCGCGTGGAAAAAGAGGCGCCGTAG
- a CDS encoding prepilin-type N-terminal cleavage/methylation domain-containing protein has protein sequence MRTDGLNFNERRLRQKASASQGGQSLLELMVAIGISALLIGGAATVIALALRVDAVNKPLQGALFAAQGLIDNIAVLGEADWRGNIGALSPAPATYYVDSLGGDLAILSGAETLVIDAVQYTRYFTIEDVTRDTTGAIATPGTLDPSTKKITATAEWQEGVSTPKFSLVKYVARSARNTSSAQVDWSGGSGQVGTFAASDKYDVAGAGIDTVSQPGTIKLQLP, from the coding sequence ATGCGAACGGACGGATTGAATTTTAATGAAAGACGCCTGCGCCAAAAGGCTTCGGCGAGCCAAGGCGGGCAATCGCTGCTTGAGCTGATGGTGGCAATCGGCATCAGCGCGTTACTTATCGGCGGCGCCGCGACGGTCATTGCGCTCGCGTTGCGCGTTGACGCGGTAAATAAGCCGTTGCAAGGCGCGCTCTTTGCCGCGCAGGGTTTGATTGATAATATCGCGGTGCTTGGGGAGGCGGATTGGCGGGGGAATATTGGCGCGCTTTCGCCCGCGCCGGCTACGTATTACGTGGACTCTTTGGGGGGCGATCTCGCTATTCTTTCCGGCGCTGAAACGCTCGTTATCGATGCCGTGCAATATACCCGTTATTTTACGATTGAAGACGTTACGCGTGACACGACAGGCGCCATAGCGACTCCCGGAACGCTTGACCCGTCAACAAAAAAGATTACCGCGACGGCGGAGTGGCAGGAGGGGGTGTCAACGCCGAAATTTTCTCTGGTGAAGTATGTCGCGCGTTCGGCGCGGAATACGTCAAGCGCGCAAGTCGACTGGTCCGGCGGTTCGGGGCAGGTGGGTACCTTCGCGGCGAGCGATAAATATGATGTTGCCGGCGCCGGAATTGATACCGTTTCGCAGCCGGGTACGATTAAATTGCAGCTACCGTAA
- a CDS encoding type II secretion system F family protein, which translates to MKFHYIATTSSGKTVEGDYDATATADVLVYLGSKGLKPITVRRADASASSERAKRFFGQPITVADQIFLTRYLGLMLKVGVDLFRVIDILTADVEKPAMKAFLMELKGGLEKGQPFYLAFARYPNYFSPVFVNLIKAGELSGNLDFAFESLSVSLEREQSLRNKVKAAVIYPVILLVLATTILFFLVTFDLPKIANVFLSTGAEPPAFSRIVFTVGLFLADYVWFFVAGIVLLAGGAWFFFAQTLAGRRMLYLGLAYAPVFRTVFQRISLQQFASTLSALMRSGMPILEALRITGDVVSFPSMHDGLHRIADEGVAKGTGLGEAFRREPAFPLVVSNLIAVSEKAGHTAEILDTLAKFYDSEIDSSLKTLVSLVEPLMLFFIGGIVGLIALAIIIPIYQLVGQF; encoded by the coding sequence ATGAAATTCCATTATATTGCGACTACGTCGTCCGGAAAGACTGTTGAAGGGGATTATGACGCGACTGCCACCGCTGACGTGCTGGTGTACCTCGGTTCAAAAGGGTTGAAGCCTATTACCGTTAGGCGCGCTGATGCTTCGGCGTCTAGTGAGCGCGCGAAGCGGTTTTTCGGCCAGCCGATTACTGTCGCCGACCAGATTTTTCTCACGCGTTATTTGGGGTTAATGCTCAAAGTCGGCGTGGATCTCTTCCGTGTTATTGATATTCTGACTGCGGACGTTGAAAAGCCGGCGATGAAGGCGTTTTTGATGGAGTTGAAAGGTGGACTTGAAAAAGGGCAGCCGTTTTATCTTGCGTTCGCCCGTTATCCGAATTATTTTTCTCCGGTATTCGTGAATCTTATTAAAGCCGGCGAGCTTTCCGGAAATCTTGATTTTGCATTTGAGAGTTTGAGTGTTTCGCTGGAGCGGGAGCAGTCGCTTCGGAATAAGGTGAAAGCGGCGGTTATTTACCCTGTGATTCTGCTCGTGCTCGCGACGACCATTCTTTTTTTCCTCGTCACCTTCGATCTGCCGAAAATCGCGAACGTGTTTTTGAGCACTGGCGCCGAGCCGCCGGCGTTCTCCCGCATCGTGTTTACTGTGGGGCTTTTTCTGGCGGATTACGTTTGGTTCTTTGTCGCGGGTATCGTGCTCCTTGCCGGCGGCGCGTGGTTTTTCTTCGCGCAAACACTTGCCGGGCGGCGGATGCTGTATCTTGGGCTCGCGTATGCCCCCGTTTTTCGGACGGTATTCCAGCGTATTTCATTGCAGCAGTTCGCTTCAACGCTTTCGGCACTCATGCGGTCAGGTATGCCGATTCTGGAAGCGCTCCGGATTACCGGGGACGTGGTGAGTTTCCCTTCAATGCATGATGGTCTGCATCGTATCGCGGATGAAGGCGTCGCGAAGGGCACTGGCCTGGGCGAAGCATTCCGCCGCGAACCGGCGTTTCCACTTGTCGTCTCAAACCTTATCGCGGTTTCGGAAAAAGCCGGACATACCGCTGAAATTTTGGACACGCTCGCGAAGTTCTACGATTCCGAAATTGACTCGTCGCTCAAGACTTTGGTGTCGCTCGTGGAGCCGCTGATGTTGTTCTTTATCGGCGGCATCGTGGGACTTATCGCGCTTGCCATCATTATTCCGATTTATCAATTAGTGGGACAGTTTTAA
- a CDS encoding type II secretion system protein, producing MKKGFTLIELLIVIGILAILATATILVLNPAQLFAQARDSQRISDLSALKSALGFYLATAATPDLDAAGGTCAANYWASVTPAARRLTGALNVDQSANVALTVGGAGWVPVDFSGASGGAPLSSLPKDPTNATVGGVEYNYQYGCDSTNRWFEIDAKMESTRYSNGGTNDVESTDGGLTAAVYEVGNDPGLDL from the coding sequence ATGAAAAAAGGATTTACCCTCATTGAACTTTTGATCGTTATCGGCATTCTTGCCATTCTTGCGACAGCGACAATTCTCGTGTTGAACCCGGCGCAGTTGTTCGCGCAAGCGCGCGATTCACAGCGCATCTCGGACCTCTCGGCATTAAAGAGCGCGCTTGGTTTTTATCTCGCAACTGCGGCAACGCCGGACTTGGATGCGGCGGGTGGAACTTGCGCGGCAAATTATTGGGCAAGCGTAACCCCCGCGGCGCGTCGTTTGACTGGCGCGCTTAACGTTGATCAGTCGGCAAACGTTGCGTTAACGGTGGGAGGCGCGGGCTGGGTGCCGGTGGACTTCTCCGGCGCATCAGGCGGAGCTCCACTTTCGTCTTTGCCGAAAGACCCGACCAATGCAACTGTGGGCGGAGTTGAGTACAACTACCAGTATGGCTGTGACAGCACGAATCGCTGGTTTGAAATAGACGCGAAGATGGAGAGCACGCGCTATTCCAATGGTGGAACGAACGATGTTGAGTCAACCGATGGTGGTCTGACGGCCGCGGTTTACGAAGTCGGAAACGACCCGGGTCTTGACCTCTAG
- the lepB gene encoding signal peptidase I, whose protein sequence is MKQFFLASREILEVVLISLFTVYIIRSFLVQPFLVSGASMEPNFSDGNYLLIDELTYRFRQPARGEVTVFRYPGDVKTFYIKRIVGLPGERVVIQDGVVRVYNSEYPGGLLLSEEYIAPSVTTIGDVDRTLDTDEYFVLGDNRYFSFDSRNWGVLPKSDIIGVVRLRLLPIRAAQTFTVPSYEGGQ, encoded by the coding sequence ATGAAGCAATTCTTCCTGGCATCGCGCGAGATTTTGGAGGTTGTGCTCATTTCGCTCTTTACGGTATACATCATCCGCTCTTTTCTTGTGCAGCCGTTTTTGGTCTCCGGGGCTTCCATGGAGCCGAATTTTTCCGACGGTAATTATCTCCTGATCGATGAACTGACGTACCGTTTTCGTCAGCCGGCGCGCGGCGAGGTGACGGTGTTCCGCTACCCCGGGGACGTCAAAACATTTTACATTAAGCGCATCGTCGGGTTGCCCGGTGAGCGCGTGGTGATTCAGGATGGCGTGGTGCGTGTATACAACAGCGAGTATCCCGGAGGATTGTTGCTTTCCGAGGAGTACATCGCGCCGAGCGTCACTACCATCGGTGATGTGGACCGGACGCTTGATACCGATGAGTACTTTGTGCTGGGTGATAACCGTTACTTCAGCTTTGACTCGCGCAACTGGGGCGTCCTTCCGAAGAGCGATATCATCGGCGTTGTGCGGTTGCGGTTGCTTCCGATTCGCGCCGCGCAGACGTTTACGGTGCCGAGTTATGAGGGGGGACAATAA
- a CDS encoding response regulator transcription factor: protein MADEHKKILLVEDDHFLSSLLKSRLEKDGGFEVALATNGDEALGALDEMTPDLIVLDIILPGRSGFEVLEEMRAKPGMKAPVIVMSNLGQETDVTRGKSLGAVEYFVKANTSIDDLIVKIRAMIGE, encoded by the coding sequence ATGGCAGACGAACATAAAAAAATTCTTTTAGTTGAGGACGACCATTTTTTATCGTCGCTGTTAAAAAGCCGTCTTGAGAAAGACGGCGGTTTTGAGGTGGCGCTGGCGACAAACGGAGATGAGGCGTTGGGAGCGTTGGACGAAATGACGCCCGATCTTATTGTTCTGGACATCATCCTTCCCGGCCGCTCCGGTTTTGAGGTGTTGGAGGAAATGCGCGCGAAACCCGGCATGAAGGCGCCGGTGATCGTTATGTCTAATCTTGGTCAGGAAACGGATGTCACGCGCGGGAAGTCGCTTGGCGCCGTTGAATATTTCGTGAAGGCGAATACGTCCATTGACGACTTGATTGTGAAGATTCGGGCGATGATAGGAGAGTAA